The genomic interval GATTAATTATATCCCGGCGCCTTCGACGAGCAAATCGTCGTCCCGGCGTCCGGTGCGCTGCAGCGACCGATCGAGTGAATGCAGCACGGCGTGCTTGATGTTTTCGAAAGCCGCCGAGCTGCGGTCGCGTGGACGCGGCAGATCGGTTCGGATTTCTTCAAATAATCGTCCCGGCCTCGGCCGCATCACCAGGACACGGTCGGCGAGCGCCACGGCCTCCTCGACGTCGTGGGTCACCAGGATCAGCGTCGGCCGCGTATCTGCCCACAGATCGAGCAGGTGATCCTGCAGATCGGTGCGGGTGAAAGCGTCGAGTGCCGAGAAGGGCTCGTCGAGCAGAATGACCTCCGGTTGCGGCACCAGCGCCCGTGCGATCGCCACGCGCTGGGCCTGGCCGCCGGACAGTTCGCGCGGCCACGCTTTCGCCTTGTCGGCCAGTCCCACTCGGGCAAGCGCGGCGGCGACGCGCGCGTGACGGTCCGGTCGCGGCAGCCGTTCAAGACCAAAGCCGATATTGTCCGCGACGCTCAGCCACGGCAGCAGCCGTGGTTCCTGAAAAATGATGCCGATCTTAGGATGCGGCGCCGTGATGATTTCACCGTCCAGCATGATGGTGCCGGCGCTCGCCCGATCGAGACCGGCGATCGCCCGCAGCAAAGTCGACTTGCCGCAGCCCGAGCCGCCGATCACCGCGACGATCTCGCCGAGATTGATCCTCGCGGAGAACGATTGCAGGGCGTGAACGCCGGCGGGGTAGGTCTTGTCGACGCCGTCGAGCACCAGCATCAGGTTTCTCCGTCGTGCCGGTCGAACGCATCCTGCCAGCGCAGCAGGGGCAGGGTGGCGATCTCGATCAGCCAGTCGGTGGTCTTGCCGAGCAAGGCGAAGATCACGATCGCAGCGACGATCTGCGCCGGC from Rhodopseudomonas palustris carries:
- a CDS encoding ABC transporter ATP-binding protein, with the protein product MLVLDGVDKTYPAGVHALQSFSARINLGEIVAVIGGSGCGKSTLLRAIAGLDRASAGTIMLDGEIITAPHPKIGIIFQEPRLLPWLSVADNIGFGLERLPRPDRHARVAAALARVGLADKAKAWPRELSGGQAQRVAIARALVPQPEVILLDEPFSALDAFTRTDLQDHLLDLWADTRPTLILVTHDVEEAVALADRVLVMRPRPGRLFEEIRTDLPRPRDRSSAAFENIKHAVLHSLDRSLQRTGRRDDDLLVEGAGI